In Amycolatopsis sp. EV170708-02-1, the following are encoded in one genomic region:
- a CDS encoding tetratricopeptide repeat protein gives MLVGMPPPRNPPDRPLPPELGPASSHGYNCRCVARHFGLDPAPYGELPACSLSERQYRKLLVEAGKVQDQAKRLAVTRNVAEAQRKYARMREIAQRLDRTDLELAAVSDLATLCYSAGDLRNARQCAEAVLHVFKVSAAAIVHFGQYAEARMIEGSREVAERVLISLATEEGDVAKARELIAGQRRRAAFRKEAGPDQYPPELLDVHGVDELELRIFDVRVQIAAGDFAGARTAIEEILAALDSLAENDEVRERVVHQQAMVRAERARIRQAGGEDAEARADLLRLTAQHEGSPMAAKVGIGLAEARALAGDLPGAVAAIVAARDELAAAGLTGDVAEASHALGMLLLHAGDVAQARAQFEHAGTIRTANGDGPGLRLVDTALARCAAADGDWATAEDHANRARESARASGDWSDRLHTDFVAASIGFARGEDLPAVLDLLLPLALAAAEYRFEFVSPEARTAWARDIAAPTMGMALALLARLQEPRLAAELVERACAVGAYTGVEEHSLDLTGALPTLEVGPVAEGLPLAALGSVTASLPLRLAPPPALRWSPSSPMELDPWLRLAAERYRLPRPVTETVETWPAAKPGRETFLLRFADAGHTFLTWRTTEDLDTVHTHPIDFALVGTARQYLDAASPTPHEGESVADAVRRSLSEDAFGSFAGEQRLARVLALNLLPADLVDRLRRAAAGGNRPLLRIQPSPSLAGVPWGLLALPDRRADRVLEIDEIGFCFDGDERVIDVADVSLLAPAAIPRRPSPSGGPPVYLLDPRIPGQSAFGELGSVLGKQDATSPLIRHLDERLADGPVLPAAERALELVRRTDTDRRLLAELLAGPCSRLVFVGHVSRVRDEHGAQTALHLSCPADLPGTAAPIGTHRPFTAADLALSELDMPARVALIGCASASDFGLAEPFGVLLAAVAAGAGLVAATVWALPTSAAVPGADPMSGLVIAVDTALAGEDPVTELCAWQRSKLARWRENPEPAASPVFWAPLTCLDATDDGKTWVR, from the coding sequence GTGCTCGTCGGCATGCCACCGCCCCGGAACCCGCCGGATCGCCCGCTCCCACCCGAACTGGGCCCCGCGAGCTCGCACGGATACAACTGTCGTTGCGTCGCACGGCATTTCGGTCTCGACCCGGCACCGTACGGCGAGCTTCCCGCGTGCTCGCTGTCCGAACGCCAGTACCGGAAGCTGCTCGTCGAAGCGGGCAAGGTGCAGGACCAGGCCAAACGATTGGCTGTCACGCGGAACGTCGCGGAAGCGCAACGGAAGTACGCCCGGATGCGGGAGATCGCGCAGCGGCTCGACCGGACGGATCTGGAACTTGCCGCCGTCAGCGATCTGGCCACGCTCTGTTATTCGGCGGGCGATCTGCGCAACGCGCGGCAATGCGCCGAAGCCGTGCTCCACGTCTTCAAGGTGAGCGCCGCCGCCATCGTCCACTTCGGACAGTACGCCGAGGCGCGGATGATCGAAGGCTCGCGCGAGGTCGCCGAGCGTGTGCTCATCTCCCTGGCCACCGAGGAAGGCGACGTCGCCAAGGCGCGCGAGCTGATCGCCGGGCAGCGGCGCCGGGCGGCGTTCCGGAAGGAGGCGGGGCCGGACCAGTATCCGCCGGAGTTGCTCGACGTCCACGGTGTCGACGAGCTGGAACTGCGGATCTTCGACGTACGCGTGCAGATCGCCGCCGGGGATTTCGCGGGCGCGCGGACGGCGATCGAGGAGATCTTGGCGGCGCTGGACTCGCTCGCGGAGAACGACGAAGTCCGCGAGCGGGTCGTGCACCAGCAGGCCATGGTCAGGGCCGAACGGGCCCGGATCCGCCAGGCGGGTGGTGAGGACGCCGAGGCGCGGGCGGACCTGCTGAGGCTGACCGCCCAGCACGAGGGGAGCCCGATGGCCGCGAAGGTGGGCATCGGGCTGGCGGAGGCCCGCGCCCTCGCGGGTGATCTCCCCGGCGCGGTCGCCGCGATCGTCGCCGCCCGCGACGAACTCGCGGCGGCGGGCCTGACCGGCGATGTCGCGGAGGCGAGCCACGCGCTGGGCATGTTGCTGCTGCACGCGGGCGACGTCGCGCAGGCGAGAGCGCAGTTCGAACACGCGGGGACGATCCGGACGGCCAACGGCGACGGCCCGGGCCTGCGTCTCGTGGACACGGCACTGGCCCGCTGCGCGGCGGCGGACGGCGACTGGGCGACGGCGGAGGACCACGCGAACCGCGCGAGGGAATCGGCGCGGGCGTCGGGGGACTGGTCGGATCGCCTGCACACGGATTTCGTCGCGGCTTCGATCGGGTTCGCGCGTGGAGAAGACCTCCCCGCGGTGCTGGATCTGCTGCTCCCGCTGGCGCTCGCGGCGGCGGAGTACCGGTTCGAGTTCGTCTCGCCGGAGGCGCGCACGGCCTGGGCACGCGACATCGCGGCTCCGACGATGGGGATGGCGCTGGCGTTGCTGGCTCGGCTTCAGGAGCCGAGGCTGGCGGCGGAACTCGTCGAGCGCGCCTGCGCCGTCGGTGCGTACACGGGTGTGGAGGAACACTCGCTGGACCTCACGGGCGCGCTGCCCACGCTCGAAGTGGGGCCGGTCGCCGAAGGACTTCCGTTGGCGGCACTGGGTTCCGTGACCGCGTCGCTTCCGCTGCGGCTCGCCCCGCCGCCCGCGCTGCGCTGGTCGCCCTCGTCGCCCATGGAGCTGGATCCGTGGCTCCGCCTCGCCGCCGAGCGGTACCGGCTGCCCCGTCCGGTCACCGAAACCGTCGAGACCTGGCCTGCCGCGAAGCCCGGGCGCGAGACGTTCCTCCTGCGCTTCGCCGACGCCGGGCACACTTTCCTCACTTGGCGGACCACCGAGGACCTCGACACCGTCCACACGCATCCGATCGACTTCGCCCTGGTCGGCACCGCGCGTCAGTATCTGGACGCCGCGTCCCCGACACCACACGAAGGCGAGAGCGTCGCCGACGCCGTCCGGCGCTCACTGAGCGAAGACGCCTTCGGAAGTTTCGCCGGAGAACAACGGCTCGCCCGTGTCCTCGCGCTCAACCTCCTCCCCGCCGACCTGGTCGACCGGCTCCGTCGTGCCGCCGCCGGAGGAAACCGTCCGCTCCTGCGGATCCAGCCGTCGCCGAGCCTCGCCGGGGTCCCGTGGGGATTGCTGGCGCTGCCCGACCGGCGGGCCGATCGTGTACTGGAGATCGACGAGATCGGGTTCTGTTTCGACGGCGACGAGCGCGTTATCGACGTCGCCGACGTGTCGCTGCTCGCCCCGGCGGCGATTCCGCGCCGCCCCTCCCCGTCCGGCGGCCCGCCGGTCTACCTGCTCGACCCGCGCATCCCCGGCCAGAGCGCGTTCGGCGAGCTGGGTTCCGTGCTCGGCAAACAGGACGCGACCTCGCCGCTGATCCGCCATCTCGACGAGCGGCTCGCCGATGGCCCGGTCCTTCCCGCCGCCGAACGCGCGCTCGAACTGGTGCGCCGCACGGACACCGACCGCCGTCTGCTCGCCGAACTGCTGGCGGGGCCCTGTTCGCGGCTGGTGTTCGTCGGGCACGTCAGCCGCGTCCGTGACGAGCACGGCGCGCAGACCGCGCTGCATCTGTCCTGTCCGGCCGATCTGCCGGGCACGGCCGCCCCGATCGGGACGCACCGGCCGTTCACCGCCGCCGACCTCGCACTGTCCGAACTGGACATGCCGGCGCGGGTGGCGCTGATCGGCTGCGCCAGCGCGAGCGATTTCGGCCTCGCCGAACCGTTCGGCGTGCTGCTCGCCGCCGTCGCGGCCGGAGCGGGTCTGGTCGCCGCCACGGTGTGGGCGCTGCCGACGTCGGCCGCCGTGCCCGGTGCGGACCCGATGTCCGGACTGGTCATCGCCGTCGACACCGCGCTCGCCGGGGAAGACCCGGTCACCGAGCTGTGCGCCTGGCAGCGGTCGAAGCTCGCTCGCTGGCGCGAGAACCCCGAACCGGCGGCCTCGCCGGTCTTCTGGGCGCCGCTGACCTGCCTCGACGCGACCGACGACGGGAAAACCTGGGTTCGGTAG
- a CDS encoding ABC transporter ATP-binding protein, which translates to MGRIMTLATGVRRYLVAGVLLRVAVTCTYIGQGLLLARVLEQMLTGHGIGEQAGPLAGVVAIALARFGLTWVAEIVGQLTAAATKQELRTRAFAKLAELGPGYTSGERTGELKGALVEGIESLEAYYARYVPSLVAVAVTPLIVLAVLVGHDPWSAVIVAAFVVAALILPKLWSRMLKRRSDELMTAYLGMGATVLDTLQGLVTLKAFGAAGRRREELATVSDRLITGWNRVMAVALIAQMIYALAIVGGVALTVAVASVRAASGSLDVGALFVVMVLSAEALRAVGVLATSFHASYDAASAADVLHKLFAQSPPAPERRGVVPAEGLTASVGFEDVSFSYTEGKSVLSGLSLRLSPGETVAVVGPSGAGKSTLVSLLQRFVDPGAGRVTLGGHDLRDLPLDQIRSMVGLVTQDTHLFAGTIRDNIALARPDASDERIAAAARVADIHDFVTGLPDGYATEVGERGLLLSGGQRQRVAIARAVLLDAPILVLDEATASVDASTEASIQTALGRLTRNRTTLVIAHRLSTVRDADRIVVLDEGVIRETGTHDELLARSGRYADLLSAQGVS; encoded by the coding sequence GTGGGACGCATCATGACGCTGGCGACCGGAGTCCGCCGCTATCTCGTGGCCGGCGTTCTCCTGCGCGTCGCGGTGACTTGCACTTACATCGGCCAAGGATTGCTGCTGGCCCGGGTACTGGAACAGATGCTGACCGGGCACGGGATCGGCGAACAGGCCGGGCCGCTGGCCGGGGTCGTGGCGATCGCGCTGGCCCGGTTCGGGCTGACCTGGGTCGCGGAGATCGTCGGGCAGCTCACGGCGGCCGCGACCAAACAGGAACTCAGGACGCGGGCGTTCGCGAAACTGGCCGAACTCGGTCCTGGGTACACCTCCGGTGAACGCACCGGCGAGCTGAAGGGCGCGCTCGTCGAAGGCATCGAGTCCTTGGAGGCCTACTACGCCCGCTACGTGCCCTCGCTCGTCGCGGTCGCGGTGACACCGCTGATCGTGCTGGCGGTGCTGGTGGGCCACGACCCGTGGTCCGCGGTGATCGTGGCGGCGTTCGTCGTCGCCGCGCTGATCCTGCCCAAGCTGTGGTCACGGATGCTGAAACGGCGCAGCGACGAGTTGATGACCGCGTACCTCGGCATGGGCGCGACCGTGCTCGACACGCTGCAGGGATTGGTCACTCTCAAGGCGTTCGGGGCGGCGGGACGACGCCGCGAGGAACTGGCGACCGTGTCGGATCGGCTGATCACCGGCTGGAACCGGGTGATGGCGGTCGCGCTGATCGCGCAGATGATCTACGCGCTGGCGATCGTCGGCGGGGTGGCGTTGACGGTCGCGGTCGCCTCGGTCCGCGCGGCGAGCGGCTCCCTGGACGTCGGGGCGTTGTTCGTCGTCATGGTGCTCTCGGCCGAGGCGTTGCGGGCGGTCGGCGTGCTGGCCACTTCGTTCCACGCCAGTTACGACGCCGCGAGCGCGGCCGACGTGCTGCACAAGCTGTTCGCCCAGAGCCCGCCCGCTCCGGAACGTCGTGGGGTCGTTCCGGCCGAGGGGCTGACGGCGTCGGTCGGCTTCGAAGACGTGTCCTTCTCCTACACCGAGGGCAAGTCCGTCCTCAGTGGACTCTCCTTGCGGCTCTCCCCCGGTGAGACGGTCGCGGTCGTCGGCCCGTCGGGAGCGGGGAAGTCCACTCTCGTCTCGCTGCTGCAACGGTTCGTGGATCCCGGCGCCGGGCGCGTGACGCTGGGCGGGCACGATCTGCGCGACCTGCCGCTCGACCAGATCCGCTCGATGGTCGGGCTCGTCACCCAGGACACCCACCTCTTCGCCGGCACGATCCGGGACAACATCGCGCTCGCCCGCCCGGACGCCTCGGACGAGCGGATCGCGGCCGCGGCACGGGTCGCCGACATCCACGACTTCGTCACCGGGCTGCCGGACGGGTACGCCACCGAAGTCGGGGAACGGGGATTGCTGCTCTCCGGCGGGCAGCGGCAACGGGTGGCGATCGCCCGGGCGGTCCTGCTGGACGCCCCGATCCTCGTGCTGGACGAGGCCACGGCCAGCGTCGACGCCTCCACCGAGGCGTCGATCCAGACGGCGCTCGGCAGGCTGACCAGGAATCGCACGACGCTGGTGATCGCGCATCGGCTTTCCACCGTGCGCGACGCGGACCGCATCGTCGTACTCGACGAGGGCGTGATCCGCGAAACGGGAACCCACGACGAACTCCTCGCCCGCTCCGGGCGCTACGCCGATCTTCTCTCCGCACAAGGAGTCTCATGA
- a CDS encoding ABC transporter ATP-binding protein — translation MNTTAVRSPLRTTLNRARQGKAALVLALAGGVAQHAGAVVAAAAGAWLIATAVTGAEPGDLSPGLIVLGAAVVVAGAGTWAAAQFGHAFAFRYQAGLRLALYDGLERSAPRELQGRRTGEVAAVAMGDIEQLELFFAHLLPGVLNAVTIGIASVAALATIDVRLAAAAGIGMLLTSLVPIVVARRTERDGQRLREEIGGLNGDVVDGVQGIRELLAFRRIDAWQEKLTARTSAIRRHQLAHGRAVGFQNGVTDLLSSATMITVLITAVVLSASGGITLATATVAVGLVIAAVRPVTEVVEMAGQLSPLRASARRVLELIDQPAQVPDDATTTPRVETSAVRFDHVSFSYEPGRPVLDDVTFEVPAGSTVAIVGHSGAGKSTCVNLLLRFWDVDAGAVTLGGHDLRDFPLAGLRDHITVIPQDVYLFDATIADNLRLGRPGASSAELEAAARAANAHDFIMALPEGYDTKAGERGLRLSGGQRQRLAIARALVSPASVLVMDEAASNLDTENERDIQAALRNLRHGHTTIVIAHRLSTIRDADRIVVLDSGSVAETGTHDELFVRGGPYARLIAAQRDGVVGRVPDLEAS, via the coding sequence ATGAACACCACCGCCGTCCGTTCCCCGCTCCGCACGACGCTGAACCGCGCGCGGCAAGGGAAAGCCGCCTTGGTCCTCGCCCTCGCCGGCGGGGTGGCCCAGCACGCCGGCGCCGTCGTCGCCGCGGCCGCGGGGGCCTGGCTGATCGCGACCGCCGTGACCGGCGCCGAACCCGGCGACCTCTCCCCCGGCCTGATCGTCCTCGGTGCCGCCGTGGTCGTCGCGGGCGCCGGGACGTGGGCGGCCGCGCAGTTCGGGCACGCCTTCGCCTTCCGCTACCAGGCAGGTCTGCGGCTGGCCCTCTACGACGGCCTGGAGCGCAGCGCTCCCCGCGAGTTGCAGGGAAGGCGCACCGGCGAGGTCGCGGCTGTCGCGATGGGCGACATCGAGCAGCTCGAACTGTTCTTCGCCCATCTGCTTCCCGGTGTCCTCAACGCGGTGACCATCGGCATCGCGAGTGTCGCCGCGCTCGCCACGATCGACGTCCGGCTGGCGGCCGCGGCGGGGATCGGCATGCTGCTCACCAGCCTCGTGCCGATCGTCGTGGCGCGCCGCACCGAACGCGACGGACAGCGGCTCCGCGAGGAGATCGGCGGGCTCAACGGCGATGTCGTCGACGGCGTGCAGGGAATCCGCGAGTTGCTGGCCTTCCGGCGAATCGACGCGTGGCAGGAGAAACTCACCGCACGCACGTCGGCGATCCGCCGTCATCAGCTCGCGCACGGCCGCGCGGTGGGTTTCCAGAACGGCGTGACCGATCTGCTTTCGTCGGCCACCATGATCACCGTGCTGATCACGGCCGTCGTGCTGAGCGCGTCGGGCGGGATCACGCTCGCGACCGCCACGGTCGCGGTCGGTCTCGTCATCGCCGCGGTCCGCCCGGTCACCGAAGTGGTCGAGATGGCCGGTCAGCTCTCGCCGTTGCGTGCCAGCGCCCGCCGGGTACTGGAGCTGATCGACCAGCCGGCGCAGGTCCCCGACGACGCGACCACCACACCGCGCGTGGAGACCTCCGCCGTGCGGTTCGACCACGTGTCGTTCTCCTACGAGCCCGGGCGCCCCGTTCTCGACGACGTCACCTTCGAGGTGCCCGCGGGTTCGACGGTGGCGATCGTGGGGCATTCCGGGGCGGGCAAATCGACGTGCGTCAACCTGCTGCTGCGGTTCTGGGACGTCGACGCGGGCGCGGTCACCCTCGGCGGTCACGATCTGCGGGACTTCCCGCTCGCCGGGCTGCGGGACCACATCACCGTCATCCCGCAGGACGTCTACCTGTTCGACGCCACCATCGCCGACAACCTCCGCCTCGGACGGCCCGGTGCGAGCTCCGCCGAACTCGAAGCCGCCGCCCGCGCCGCCAACGCGCACGACTTCATCATGGCGCTGCCCGAGGGATACGACACGAAGGCGGGCGAACGAGGACTGCGGCTTTCCGGCGGTCAACGGCAACGGCTGGCCATCGCCCGCGCGCTCGTCTCCCCGGCCTCGGTCCTGGTCATGGACGAGGCCGCGTCGAACCTCGACACCGAGAACGAACGGGACATCCAGGCGGCGCTGCGGAATCTGCGACACGGGCACACCACGATCGTCATCGCGCATCGGCTGTCCACGATCCGCGACGCCGACCGCATCGTCGTCCTCGACTCCGGTTCCGTCGCCGAAACCGGCACCCACGACGAACTCTTCGTCCGAGGCGGGCCCTACGCCCGGCTCATCGCGGCGCAACGTGACGGCGTCGTCGGGCGCGTACCGGATCTTGAGGCGTCTTAA
- a CDS encoding TetR/AcrR family transcriptional regulator, producing the protein MKSTAPRTKPSDERRTDLLDAAEELVQRQGAERFTVEDVTSGAGVAKGTFYLHFTSKGDLLDALRDRYVRRFADVQLSAAHAEGGVAGVRAWMRAGVTEYLRDVRLHDVLFHPTARGERDSPNTLVDTFAEFLAALESPPPDPETTALILYSAMHGVTDHIVHAPESGDRLLAGLDRLVVSVLG; encoded by the coding sequence ATGAAGAGCACGGCACCCAGGACCAAACCCTCGGACGAGCGGCGGACGGATCTGCTCGACGCGGCCGAAGAACTGGTCCAGAGGCAGGGAGCCGAGCGTTTCACCGTCGAGGACGTCACCTCCGGGGCCGGCGTCGCGAAGGGCACGTTCTATCTCCACTTCACGAGCAAGGGGGATCTGCTGGACGCGCTGCGCGACCGTTACGTACGCCGCTTCGCCGATGTTCAGCTCTCCGCCGCGCACGCGGAGGGCGGGGTCGCCGGGGTGCGGGCGTGGATGCGGGCGGGCGTCACGGAGTACCTCCGCGACGTCCGCCTCCACGACGTCCTCTTCCACCCCACGGCGCGCGGGGAGCGGGACTCGCCGAACACGCTCGTCGACACGTTCGCCGAATTCCTCGCGGCGCTGGAGTCGCCACCGCCGGATCCGGAGACGACGGCGCTGATCCTCTACTCGGCCATGCACGGGGTGACCGATCACATCGTGCACGCGCCGGAATCCGGTGACCGGTTGCTGGCGGGACTGGACCGGCTCGTGGTTTCGGTACTGGGGTAA
- a CDS encoding family 16 glycoside hydrolase, giving the protein MLPFVRKRFNRSIVASLALVTALSGLATAPAEAAIPPQQPGVTLRTYDLQRELTKLCAIKSGQTPNVDKLMPTIDWSTTADFGLDERFVSEVIANINVAAAGQYEFRLTSDDGSRLRIDGQTVINHDGLHGATPATGSVQLSTGYHALRIDHFDNTNDQQVTLEWRPPGAADFALVPNSVLSTDADVVRVTSPGRKECEGATDSPGDGLPLNGVHPGFTLTNLRPEGFQPQVTGMDWLPDGRLAIATWGGSDKVLGEVHLLSNVSGNTDPSKVRTQRVASGLKEPMGVKYVDGKLYVSEKTRLVELNDTNGDGVTDDYRTVATWPFGGNFHEFAFGLLYKDGFFYANLSVSINYGGATTDPQPAPNRGTTIKVEKATGKVSYVAGGLRTPHGIGWGPEGDVFVTDNQGGWLPANKLVRVKQDRFFNHYTNPAGPFDAKPVTAPVLWLPHNEIANSPSNMVMLPTGPFAGQMVYGDVTYGGLQRAFLEKVNGEYQGAVFRMTQGLESGVSRISLGPDGAIYTGGIDGGGNWGQPGKLAYGLQKVTPNGTNAFDIRAMRAVAGGFELEYTQPLSAETAQNLAAKYQAQQWRYQPTPAYGGPKIDEQTLSVTSASLSADRKKVTLQVAGLKAGHVVHLRSPRPFAAESGAALWSTEAWYTLNSLVGGPPAATTYEAERAALSGGAGTNTNHAGYTGTGFVDGYWNQGASTTFTVNAPKSGAYNAALRYSNGPDPAPGTKSVTVYVNGTKVKQVRLASTGNWDTWNTQPETLNLKAGSNTISYRYDAGDAGNVNLDSLTLTESRRIQLFKGTDLNAWEKRAGGAATWPVSGGAMESLGGDIRTKQQFGDFRLHVEWNEPNYPPEVTGQQRGNSGVYLQERYEVQVLESFEDTTLANNEAGAIYSKKAPDRNMATAPGTWQTYDVTFRAARFDGAGNKTDNARVTVVWNGVVVHNDVAIDGGTGDSIPESAAPGAIRLQDHGDPGENPRFRNIWIEPIG; this is encoded by the coding sequence ATGCTTCCGTTTGTCCGCAAGCGCTTCAACCGGTCCATCGTCGCCTCGCTGGCGCTGGTCACGGCACTGTCCGGGCTGGCGACGGCCCCGGCCGAAGCGGCCATCCCGCCCCAGCAACCCGGTGTCACGCTCCGCACGTACGACCTCCAGCGCGAGCTCACCAAGCTCTGCGCGATCAAATCCGGCCAGACCCCCAACGTCGACAAGCTGATGCCGACGATCGACTGGTCCACCACCGCCGACTTCGGGCTCGACGAACGCTTCGTCTCCGAGGTCATCGCGAACATCAACGTCGCCGCCGCGGGCCAGTACGAATTCCGGCTCACCAGCGACGACGGCTCCCGGCTCCGGATCGACGGCCAGACGGTGATCAACCACGACGGCCTGCACGGGGCGACCCCGGCGACCGGATCGGTGCAGTTGAGCACCGGGTACCACGCGCTGCGGATCGACCATTTCGACAACACCAACGACCAGCAGGTCACCCTCGAATGGCGGCCGCCGGGCGCGGCGGATTTCGCCCTCGTGCCGAATTCCGTGCTCAGCACCGACGCCGACGTCGTGCGGGTGACCTCGCCGGGGCGCAAGGAATGCGAGGGCGCCACGGACTCCCCCGGAGACGGCCTGCCGCTGAACGGCGTCCACCCCGGCTTCACGCTGACGAATCTGCGTCCCGAGGGATTCCAGCCGCAGGTCACCGGCATGGACTGGCTGCCGGACGGGCGGCTCGCCATCGCCACCTGGGGCGGCTCCGACAAGGTCCTCGGCGAGGTCCACCTGCTGAGCAACGTCAGCGGGAACACCGACCCGAGCAAGGTGCGCACGCAGCGCGTCGCCAGCGGGCTCAAGGAACCGATGGGCGTCAAGTACGTCGACGGCAAGCTGTACGTCTCGGAGAAGACGCGCCTGGTCGAGCTGAACGACACCAACGGCGACGGCGTGACCGACGACTACCGCACCGTCGCCACCTGGCCGTTCGGCGGCAACTTCCACGAGTTCGCGTTCGGCCTGCTGTACAAGGACGGCTTCTTCTACGCCAACCTGTCCGTGTCGATCAACTATGGCGGCGCCACCACCGACCCGCAGCCCGCGCCGAACCGCGGCACCACGATCAAGGTCGAGAAGGCCACCGGCAAGGTTTCCTACGTCGCCGGCGGGCTGCGCACGCCGCACGGCATCGGCTGGGGCCCGGAAGGCGACGTCTTCGTCACCGACAACCAGGGCGGCTGGCTTCCGGCGAACAAGCTCGTGCGGGTCAAGCAGGACCGCTTCTTCAACCACTACACCAATCCCGCGGGACCGTTCGACGCGAAGCCGGTGACCGCGCCCGTGTTGTGGTTGCCGCACAACGAGATCGCGAATTCGCCGAGCAATATGGTCATGCTGCCGACGGGCCCGTTCGCCGGGCAGATGGTGTACGGCGACGTGACCTACGGCGGATTGCAGCGAGCCTTCCTGGAGAAGGTCAACGGCGAGTACCAGGGTGCGGTCTTCCGCATGACCCAGGGCCTCGAGTCGGGCGTCAGCCGGATCAGCCTCGGCCCCGACGGCGCGATCTACACCGGCGGGATCGACGGCGGCGGGAACTGGGGCCAGCCCGGCAAACTCGCCTACGGCCTGCAGAAGGTGACGCCCAACGGCACGAACGCCTTCGACATCCGGGCGATGCGGGCCGTCGCGGGCGGATTCGAACTGGAGTACACCCAGCCGCTGTCGGCCGAGACCGCGCAGAACCTCGCGGCGAAGTACCAGGCACAGCAATGGCGTTACCAGCCCACACCGGCTTACGGCGGGCCGAAGATCGACGAGCAGACGTTGTCCGTCACCTCCGCGAGCCTGTCGGCCGACCGCAAGAAGGTCACGCTGCAGGTGGCTGGGCTGAAGGCCGGGCACGTGGTGCATCTGCGGTCGCCGCGTCCGTTCGCGGCGGAGTCCGGTGCGGCGCTGTGGAGCACGGAGGCCTGGTACACGCTCAACTCCCTGGTCGGTGGCCCTCCCGCCGCCACGACCTACGAGGCGGAGCGGGCCGCGCTGAGCGGTGGCGCGGGGACGAACACGAACCACGCCGGCTACACCGGCACCGGATTCGTCGACGGCTATTGGAACCAGGGCGCCTCGACGACGTTCACCGTGAACGCGCCGAAGTCCGGCGCCTACAACGCGGCCTTGCGCTACTCGAACGGCCCGGATCCGGCGCCAGGGACCAAATCGGTGACCGTCTACGTCAACGGGACGAAGGTGAAACAGGTCAGGCTCGCGAGCACCGGCAACTGGGACACCTGGAACACCCAGCCCGAGACGCTGAACCTCAAGGCCGGATCGAACACGATCTCCTATCGCTACGACGCGGGCGACGCCGGCAACGTCAATCTCGACAGCCTCACCCTGACCGAATCCCGGCGTATCCAGTTGTTCAAGGGCACCGATCTGAACGCGTGGGAGAAACGCGCGGGCGGCGCCGCGACCTGGCCGGTGTCCGGCGGTGCGATGGAGTCGCTCGGCGGGGACATCCGCACGAAACAGCAGTTCGGCGATTTCCGGCTGCATGTCGAATGGAACGAGCCGAACTATCCGCCGGAGGTCACCGGGCAGCAGAGGGGCAACAGCGGGGTCTACCTCCAGGAACGCTACGAAGTGCAGGTGCTCGAATCCTTCGAGGACACCACGCTCGCGAACAACGAGGCGGGCGCGATCTACTCGAAGAAGGCGCCTGACCGGAACATGGCGACGGCGCCCGGGACCTGGCAGACCTACGACGTCACCTTCCGTGCCGCCAGGTTCGACGGTGCCGGGAACAAGACCGACAACGCCCGCGTGACGGTGGTGTGGAACGGCGTCGTGGTCCACAACGACGTGGCGATCGACGGCGGTACGGGCGACAGCATCCCGGAGAGCGCGGCACCGGGCGCGATCCGCCTGCAGGACCACGGGGATCCCGGGGAGAACCCGCGATTCCGCAACATCTGGATCGAGCCCATCGGCTAG